In Nocardioides luti, the DNA window ACACGCTGCAGGGCAAAGTTCGACGCGATGTTGATGACTTTGCCGACCAATGGCCAGACCGATCGTCACATCCATGTCGTCCTCCCATCAGCTTGAGGTCATGCTTGGGCCGATGCGCCGACACGGTCGGCGGCCTGCTGACCAGCAGCCCGACCGAAGACCAGAGCGCTGAGCACCGAGATCGCTCCTGGGTACACGTGGTGCCAGAGACCGGCCAGCTCTCCGGCAGCATAGAGGCCCTCGATCGGTTCGCCCGACTCCCGCAGCACCCGCGCGCGCTCGTCGATCTTCAACCCACCGAAGGTGAAGGTGATTGCACAGGTCACGGGCCAGGCGACGTAGGGCGGCTCATCGATCGGCCGCGCCCAGTTGCTCTTGGGCGGGGTGAGCCCTTGCGTCGCGACACCGTCGAGGTTGTGCACGTCCAACGGGCCCGGCGTCGCGGCAGCGTTGTAAGCCTCAACCGTCGCGGCCAGAGCATCCGATTCGATGCCGAGGCGCTTGGCGAGCCCCTCGATGGTGTCGGCCACCTCCGGGGCCTTGTCCGTCAGGAGTGCGCGGTCGAGGTCCGGAACCTTGGCCAGCTTCTGGTCGGCAATGAGATAGGCGAACTGATCGGCCTGACGCCAGATCTCATACGAGATGGTCTCGAACGTGTTGTCCGCACCACCGGCACCCTCGTCCACGAAGCGCAGACCACGGTGGTCCACCAGGATCCCGTAGGGATAGATCATCACGAGGGCCTCGGGCTGTCGGCTCCTCGGGTCCACGGGCTCACCGTGGAAACGATCGAACTGGCCGTCGATGGCCGCACCGATCCTAGTCGCCATCTCGATCCCGTCGCCGCGGTTGGAGCGCCCACCAGGAACCAGAGTCTGCAGCTCGTGCCCGCGCTCGCCCAAGTACTTGTCGAGCATCTCCGGGTTGCCCTCGAATCCACCGCATGCCAGGACGACGGTGGACGCCGCGAACTCGATCGGCTGCCCGTCGGAGCCCTCTGCGATGACGCCCGTCACCGCACCGGTGGACTCGTCGGTCCGCAAGGACTGCGCCGTCGTCTCGTAGTGGATCCGACCGCCCAGCTCTGTCACTCGACGCGACAGGCCCTCCACGATCGCGCCACCACCGCCGACGGGCATCACTCGCGGGATCTTGGCGCTGAGGATGTACGGGAGAGCCGTGTGGATCGGCACTCCACACTCGCTCAGCCACCGCACCGTCGGCTCAGCGTTCTGCGCCAGGTGCTCGATGATGACCTCGTCGGTCTTGCCCTGGCTGAGCTCCCTCATCCGGGTCTCCATGTCGGGGAGCGGCTCGTAGTCCTCGGTCAGGCGGAAGAACGAGCCACTCCATGCTGTATTGCCGCCGCGGTCACGCTCACTGGTTCGCTCGAGGACCGCCACGATCCCCTCAGGGTGTGACTGCAGGAACTGGACGGCGGTTGCGAGGCCAGCTGCCCCGCAACCGATGACCAGCAGATCAACGGTTTGCATTCTCTGCTTCCGATCAGCTTCGGGGGTTGAAGGGGTCGGCGATGGTGCTTCCGGTGTCAATGAGGATCGTCTTCACCTCGGTGAACTCATCGACCGCGTGAACACCGTTCTGGCGACCCAGGCCGCTCTCCTTGAAGCCTCCGAAGGGGGTGACGTGGCTAAGTCTGCGGTAGTTGTTCACCCAGATGTTCCCCGCGCGGAGCCGAGACGCCATGCGGTGGGCGCGTCCGAGGTCCTGCGTCCAAACGGCAGCGGCGAGACCGAACGACGTGTCGTTGGCGATGCGGACCGCGTCGTCCTCGTCCTTGAAGCGGATCAGTGACGCGACCGGGCCGAAGATCTCCTCACGAGCGATGCGCATGTCGTTCGTGACCTCCATAAACACCGTCGGCTCGACGAAGAGACCCTTGGCCAGCTCAGGAGCGTCCGGGCGCTTGCC includes these proteins:
- a CDS encoding FAD-binding protein; the encoded protein is MQTVDLLVIGCGAAGLATAVQFLQSHPEGIVAVLERTSERDRGGNTAWSGSFFRLTEDYEPLPDMETRMRELSQGKTDEVIIEHLAQNAEPTVRWLSECGVPIHTALPYILSAKIPRVMPVGGGGAIVEGLSRRVTELGGRIHYETTAQSLRTDESTGAVTGVIAEGSDGQPIEFAASTVVLACGGFEGNPEMLDKYLGERGHELQTLVPGGRSNRGDGIEMATRIGAAIDGQFDRFHGEPVDPRSRQPEALVMIYPYGILVDHRGLRFVDEGAGGADNTFETISYEIWRQADQFAYLIADQKLAKVPDLDRALLTDKAPEVADTIEGLAKRLGIESDALAATVEAYNAAATPGPLDVHNLDGVATQGLTPPKSNWARPIDEPPYVAWPVTCAITFTFGGLKIDERARVLRESGEPIEGLYAAGELAGLWHHVYPGAISVLSALVFGRAAGQQAADRVGASAQA